The segment CAGCTGGGTCAGATTCTAGGTCCGCGTGGCCTGATGCCTAACCCGAAAGTTGGCACCGTAACGCCTGATGTGGCGACAGCGGTCAAAAATGCTAAAGCCGGTCAGGTGCGTTTCCGTACCGACAAAAACGGCATCATCCACACTACCCTGGGTAAAGTGGATTTTGACGTGGCAGCGATTAACGGCAACCTGGAAGCCCTGGTTGCAGACCTTAAGCGCCTCAAGCCGAGCGCGTCGAAAGGTATTTACTTCAAAAAAATGACTCTGTCCACTACCATGGGCCCGGGTTTGACAATCGATCACTCTGCTTTCGCGTAAGCAGGTAATCGTTGGTTTTTTTGTAGGAACCGAGCAAGAACTTTGCGGTCCCCCGTTTGGTTATTAACACTGGCCGGGGCATCGTCAAAGACCGCAGGTGCCGCGCTTAGTGAGTACGCTTTATGTGCTTGCGAGGGCGGCTTAATTGCCCCATAAGCGCCTGCGCAGATGGTGTGGCCGCCAGTTGGTTAAGCTTAAGACGGCTTTCTGGTGAGCACCATCCCCAAGGCTTCCTGCTTTGCAGCTTTTTTTAGGGCGAAGCGGGAAGAGATGGTAACCACCGGAACCTTCCTGGGTTCCGGCACGAAGGAGTGATCACTGTGCCACTAGCACTTGAAGGCAAGAAAGCGATTGTTGCCGAGGTCAGTGAAGCGGCCAAGGGCGCACTCTCCGTCGTAGTTGCTGATTCTCGCGGCGTTACGGTTGGTAAAATGACCGATCTGCGCAAGCAGGCGCGTGAGAATGGTGTAGAGCTACGTGTTGTTCGTAACACGCTGGCTCGCCGCGCTCTCGAGGGCACTCAGTGGGAGTGCTTGAACGATAGCTTTGTTGGTCCTACGTTATTGGCTTTCTCTACTGATCATCCGGGCGCTGCCGCTCGTTTGTTCAAAGAGTTTTCCAAAACGAACAAGGACTTCGAAGTAAAAGCGTTGGCCTACGAAGGTGAGCTGATTCCGGCTGCTGACATCGACCGTCTGGCAACCCTGCCGACACACGACGAAGCAATTGCCAAGTTGATGTCGGTAATGAAAGAAGCCTCCGCTGGCAAGCTGGTTCGTA is part of the Halomonas alkaliantarctica genome and harbors:
- the rplJ gene encoding 50S ribosomal protein L10, whose protein sequence is MPLALEGKKAIVAEVSEAAKGALSVVVADSRGVTVGKMTDLRKQARENGVELRVVRNTLARRALEGTQWECLNDSFVGPTLLAFSTDHPGAAARLFKEFSKTNKDFEVKALAYEGELIPAADIDRLATLPTHDEAIAKLMSVMKEASAGKLVRTLAALRDQKQEAEAA